The segment TATTAAATTTTTGCCAAATCTGTGGGAGTGAACAAGAATGGCGAGTATTGAAGCGGCTTTAGCTGAAATTAAACGTGGTGTTGAGGAACTGATTCCTGAAGAAGAGCTGATTGCTAAGCTTAAAGAAGGCCGTCCTTTACGTATCAAATTGGGTGCCGATCCAACAGCACCAGATATTCATTTAGGTCACACTGTGATTCTGAATAAGTTACGTACTTTCCAAGACTTAGGGCATGACGTTACTTTCCTTATCGGTGATTTTACGGGTATGGTCGGTGACCCAACGGGTAAAAATACTACTCGCCCACCGCTAACACGTGAAGACGTTCTACGTAACGCTGAAACGTACAAGCAGCAAGTGTTTAAGATCTTAGACCCTGCGAAAACTAAAATTCAGTTTAACTCTGAATGGTTATCTGAGCTTGGTGCAGAAGGTATGATTCGTCTGGCTGCAAACCAAACGGTTGCTCGTATGCTAGAGCGTGATGACTTCAAGAAGCGTTATGCAGGCGGCCAGCCAATTGCTATTCATGAATTCATGTACCCACTCCTACAAGGTTATGACTCAGTAGCGATGGAAACTGACGTTGAACTGGGTGGTACTGACCAAAAGTTCAACCTACTGATGGGACGTGAACTGCAAAAGTCTAGCGGTCAAAAACCTCAAGTTGTACTAATGATGCCACTATTAGTTGGTTTAGACGGTGAAAAGAAAATGTCTAAATCAGCCAATAACTACATTGGTATTAGTGAAGCTCCGAGTGAGATGTTCGGTAAGATCATGTCTATCTCTGACGATCTGATGTGGAGCTACTACGAGCTACTGTCATTCCGCCCTCTTGCTGAGCTTGAAAAACTGAAATCAGACGTAGCGAATGGCGCGAACCCTCGTGACGCTAAGATTCTTTTGGCTAAAGAGATCATTGCTCGTTTCCATAGTGAAGAAGATGCTGAAGCAGCAGAACAAGAGTTTATCAATCGTTTCCAAAAAGGTGCGATGCCAGATGAGATGCCAGAATTCGAATTTGAAGCTGGTATTGCAATCTCTAACCTACTTAAAGATGCTGGTCTTGTTAATTCAACATCCGATGCAATGCGAATGATCAAGCAAGGCGCGGCTAAGCAAGACGGTGAAAAAATCGAAGATGCTAAGCTAGTTCCAACTGCGGGCACTTATGTTTACCAAGTTGGTAAGCGTAAATTTGCACGAGTAACTGTGAAGTAATTTGCTGCATATCGAACATCAAAAAGCGCCGACAGGCGCTTTTTGTGTTTTAAGGATACGTATGTTTAATCAACGCGCTTCTTAGCTCTAAAGCTATTTACTGAGCTCAACAATTTGTCGATAAAAGCTTTTTTCAAACGTCACCAGAGGAGCTTCTACAGGGACTTCGTTTTCGACTTCTGGTGGGAAGTAATCCGTAACAAACTGGATGAAGACAGCACTTGGTTTCCCTTTTTCATCTAAACCATATCCAGCCATATTGTGCGTTCCGTAGAGAGAGCCGCTCTTGGCTTTGATTCTTCCTTTAATCATCTCTTCTCGCATGCTACGGCGATACTGCAATGTCCCTGATTCTCCAGAACTCGGTAATAGGTTAATTAAACCTAAGGTTTTGTCGTGTTTCCAAATGTAATGCAGGATTTGAAGCATACTTGACGCTTGAAGCCGGTTATTACGTGATAAACCAGAGCCATCGACCAGTTGCTCATCTTTAAGAGAAATACCGGTCTGCTTGCTGATCACTTCCTTTATGGCTTCTGTACCGTTGTTAAAGCTACCTGCTTGTTGGTAATAATGTCTGCCTATAGATTTTGTTAACGTATCCGCTATCAGGTTGTCAGAATCTTTGAGCATGGTATCGAGCAGAACGGGCAGAGGTTCTGATTGATGAGTTGCGATGACTTTTCCTGTCTTTGGCATCTTTCCTATTTTTATCTCACCTTTAAGCTGAAGTCCCAATTGATTGAGCAATTTATACACGACTCTTTGTGCATAAAGATTGGTATTTTGTACCGCAAATTTTAGAGGCAGTGGCTTTGCTCGTTCAGCCAAACATCCGGACAGTTGATAGTGGTTTTCTTGTGTCGGATAGAGTTCTAAATCACAGTATCGTGACTCTTGTTGTTGTTCAGAAACCGTTTCAGCATCGGTCATTACATAAACAGGGTATTGTTCAGGTACGTAAACACGAGTGGTTCCATCTTTCTCTGTATAGATCGAAGATTGAATGCAGTTACCATCGATATTGATCGCACTTGCTGGTGCGCTATAGCAGACCCCTACAATATCCCAAGGCCAACCTACGGCTTTGTCATATCCGGTGAATGCTGTGTTATCTAACCAAATGTCGCCAGAGATTAACCCCGAGTTTGTGGATTTTATATTGCCCAGCAGTTGCTTGATGTTTTCTGAAGATAAAGTTGGGTCTCCAGAAAATACCAGAGAATAGCTATTACCTGACTGTGATAAGGCTGTTTGGAAACGAAACTCATCGCCCAATTCCAGTTTTGCGGCAAGGGCTGTTACGATTTTTAACGTACTGGCAGGAGGGAAGTATTGGTTTGTCGATTGAGTGTCTGTTTCAATCTTGTCAGTAAGCTTTTTCGCAATAAGTGCATAACGAGTAGCAGGGGGGAGCTGAGCAGCAACTTGGTTAGCTTGCGCCTGAAAGGAAAGTAGGGTGATCGTCAATCCAACCACAAAACTAAAAACGATTTTTTCAAAGGTGAGTTTGGCTAAAAAGATACGCTGCATACGGACTACAAAATTGCCTAAAAGTGCAGTCAGTATAATGTGTTAAGCAGCAAGTTTCATTGCCGTTTTGGTTAAACTTTTATGTGTCAAAAACAAAAACGCCTGCAAAGCAGGCGTTTTAAGAAAAGGCATTATTTACGATTAGAAGTCGTAACGCATACCTAGCACAACTTCGTCTTCAGCATCAGCTTTTGTCGCAGTACCTTGCGAGTAAACACCGTTTGAGTCTGAAGATGTGAATGCATCACCAGCGTCAATTAGGTTGAAGTTGTATGACACATAAGCACGGAAGTTAGGCTTGAAATAGTATGATGCATCTACTGCAATATTATCTGCTGTAGTATTGTCCCAAGTTTCTTCGTTGTTGTAAGTAGTTGTGAATACTGTTTGACCTAGTTTATAAGCCGCAGCAAATTCGTAACCTGTGTAATCTACGTTTGTATCTTTTTCACCGTCAGTGAAAGTACCCGCTAAGTAGAAATCTGAGATTTTGTAAGATACAGCTAGCATATACTCGTTTTGAGTATCTTGGTCTGCATAACCAGCACCTAGTTTCAGGCCTGTATCACCGAGTGCATAGATAGCTGATAGAGAGTAGCCATCTTGACCGTTATCATCGTAGCCACCATCAGCCGCTTTATCATTGCGGTCTGCAAAGCGGTAGCTAGCTTTTAGTGAAAGGTCAGAAAATGCACCTTTATAAGAAATCATGTTGTCAGTACGGTCCGCTACAGCAATTTTATCTGCTGCTGAGTTACCGTGGAAAGCCATGATATCGGTAAAGTCAGTGATAACACCTAGAGCACCTTCGTTTTTACCGTAAGTTACTTCACCGAAGTTACCGCCGATACCAGCATAAGCGTAACGGTTCATTAGGCTATCTGAACCTGAACTGTCAGTTTCACCTTGATCCGATGTTGTAAACTCACCTTCGTAGAAACCAACACCGTATAGGCTGTCGGTGATCATGCTTTTACCAAGGAAGTTTAGACGGACGCGAGATAGGTCGTCTGCTTTGCCATCTTTAAGAGATAGACGTGCTTCTGCACGGCCACCCATAGTAAGAGTGTCGCCATCTTTGTTGTATAGTTCGTTAGCATTTGCGCCTGTTGCCACTGCTGCGCCTGCCACTGCTAGAGCAATTAGAGTCTTTTTCATTTTTTAATCCTAATTTACTGTCCATAAATAGAAATAGAGTGTGAATATACTACAACGCACATATCTATCGTCGTTTGAATACTTAAGCCGATCAAGATTCCTATGTCATGTTTATGTGAAAGTTGCATAAACAAGTTTAGAGATCTTACGGATATTGCGTAGTTAGATTTAAACCGCAAAGTTCCCGTGCTTGTTAGTAAAATGATGTAAAAAACTCAATCGAACGATGTTTTATTGCACTTAAAAAATATCAAGTGTATGTATTAAAGGGATTTATTTGTTTTTCTAATCTTTTTTTAATCGAATGTTAAGTGCAAATATTTATGTTTTTTTATTTTAATGGTGGGAATGTGAGCTGGATAAAATGTGAACTAGATCGCTGTGGAATCTAGGTTTGTGCGCGGAAAGCCAATTCTTGTATCTAATTTTTAATTTGGATGATTTCGACAGAAACTTTGTTTACACTTAGACGAAATACATTTATCTAATACAGCCTATCTCTCTAGGGAGGTTAGGCTGTTTCGTTTTGTCCAAAGGCAGCTTTGGCGTAGAGGTATAAAATGGAAAAAGTTCCTATGACAGTACGCGGTGAGAAATTACTGCGTGATGAACTTGAAAGATTATTGAAATTGCGCCCACAAATTTCTCAAGCTATTGCAGAAGCTCGTGAGTTAGGTGACTTGAAAGAGAATGCTGAATATCACGCTGCTCGTGAAGAGCAAGGCATTTGTGAAGCGCAGATCCGTGATATTGAATATAAGCTCTCTGTGGCTCAAGTTATCGATGTAACGAAAATGGATAAGACAGGTAAGGTTATTTTTGGTTCTACAGTGACACTGATCGATGTAGATACTGATGAAGAAAAAACTTACCAAATTGTTGGTGATGATGAAGCAGATATCAAAGCAGGTCGAATTTCTGTTAGTTCACCTATTGCTCGCGGATTGATTGCAAAAAGCGAAGGTGACGAAGTGACCATCGTGACGCCTGGTGGCGAAAAAGTATTTGAAATTGATAGAGTAGATTACATCTAACTTTAGAGTTTGAGTTCTCTTAAAATATAAAAGGTCGCTAAGGCGACCTTTTTGTAATCTTAAGTAACACTTTTTACTGCAGAACAGTTATTACTTACGAGGTAGTTCAATCTTACGTTGCTCTGAAGGACGATACAGAACCAGTACTTTACCAATTACTTGTACTTTCTCTGCTTTAGTCTCTCGAACGATCGCGTCAACAATCAGTTGTTTTGTTTCGCGATCTTCAGATACCACTTTCACTTTAATCAGTTCATGGTGGTCAAGCGCAATTTCGATTTCTGCCAGAACAGCTTCGGTCAGCCCGTTAGCGCCCATTAATACGACTGGGTTTAAATGGTGTGCTAGACCTTTTAGGTGCTGCTTTTGTTTGTTGCTTAGGTTCATTACGCGCCCAAATTTCTTTATTATCAGGGTTGAAAAAAGCTATTTTAGCGCCATCTATCTTTGAAGACTATATTTTCTACCATACTTTCTCAGATAGACGCTGTTTGATTAGGATTAGAATGAGTAAACAAAAACATTCAGCGAGCTCTGGCCGCTGGTTGAAAGAACATTTTGATGACAAGTATGTGAATGAAGCTAAAAAGAAAGGTTATCGTTCACGTGCTATCTTTAAAATTGAAGAAATTCAAGAAAAAGACAAATTGTTGAAGTCCGGAATGACAGTGGTTGACTTGGGGGCCGCTCCTGGTGGATGGTCACAATATGCCGCTGGTATTGTCGGTGATAATGGGCAAGTTATTGCTTGTGATATTTTGCCGATGGATTCAATTGCTGGTGTATCGTTTCTTCAAGGTGATTTTCGTGAAGAGGCGGTTTTGGAAGCGCTTTTAGAGAGAATTCAGCCTGATATGGTCGATGTTGTAATGTCCGACATGGCACCTAATATGGCAGGTAACCTTTCTGTTGACCAACCTAGGGCGATGTATCTGGTGGAATTAGCATTAGATATGTGTCGACAAGTTCTTGCGCCTAATGGTAGTTTTGTTGTCAAAGTGTTTCAGGGCGAAGGATTTGACCAATATGTTAAAGATGTCCGCGATATGTTTAACGTTGTGAAAATTCGTAAACCAGATTCTTCAAGGGCTCGCTCTCGAGAAGTTTATATCGTCGCCACTGGTTACAAAGGTTAACTATTTTACCTTGGTGAGAAAAGTTAACACTATGGCTACAGCCTAGAAACTGTAGTACCCTACCTTTAATTACAACTAGTTATCGAGAGGCTTACACCTTGAGTGACATGGCAAAAAATTTAATTCTGTGGCTTGTAATCGCTGTTGTGTTGATGTCTGTATTCCAAAGTTTTGGTCCAGGTGATAACAACGGTAGAACTATCGATTACACGACCTTTGTACAAGAAGTTGGTCAAGGCCAGATTCAAGAAGCTCAATTCAATAACAGTGAGATAAGCTTTACTCGTAGAGGCAGTAGTGCACGTTACGTGACTTATATGCCTGTATATGATGAAAAATTACTTGATGACTTGATCAATCAAAATGTGAAAGTTCAAGGTACTGCTCCAGAAGAGCAAAGCCTACTTGGAACTATTTTCATTTCTTGGTTCCCAATGATTCTGCTCGTAGGTGTGTGGATTTTCTTCATGCGCCAGATGCAAGGTGGCGGTGGCAAAGGCGCGATGTCCTTTGGTAAGAGCAAAGCCCGCATGATGAGCGAAGAGCAAATCAAAACCACATTCGGCGATGTCGCAGGTTGTGATGAAGCAAAAGAAGATGTAAAAGAGCTGGTTGATTATCTGCGTGATCCAAGCCGTTTCCAAAAACTGGGTGGTAAAATTCCAACGGGTGTGTTGATGGTTGGTCCTCCAGGTACAGGTAAAACATTGCTTGCTAAAGCGATCGCTGGTGAAGCCAAAGTACCCTTCTTTACCATCTCTGGTTCTGACTTCGTAGAAATGTTTGTTGGTGTCGGTGCATCTCGTGTACGTGACATGTTTGAACAAGCGAAGAAAGCGGCGCCTTGTATTATTTTCATTGATGAGATCGATGCAGTAGGCCGTCAACGTGGTGCTGGTGTTGGTGGTGGTCACGATGAACGTGAGCAAACACTAAACCAAATGCTGGTTGAAATGGATGGTTTCGAAGGTAACGAAGGTATCATTGTTATTGCAGCGACTAACCGTCCTGACGTACTTGACCCTGCACTTCTTCGTCCTGGCCGTTTTGACCGCCAAGTGGTTGTTGGTTTACCAGACGTACGCGGACGTGAGCAAATCCTTAAAGTTCACATGCGTAAAGTTCCTCTGGCAGGTGACGTTGAGCCTTCATTAATTGCTCGTGGTACTCCGGGTTTCTCAGGCGCTGACTTAGCGAACCTTGTCAATGAAGCTGCTCTGTTTGCTGCTCGTGGTAACAAGCGAAATGTTTCTATGGTCGAGTTTGAGCTGGCTAAAGACAAAATCATGATGGGCGCAGAGCGTCGTTCAATGGTGATGTCAGAAGAAACAAAAGAATCAACCGCTTACCATGAAGCAGGTCATGCCATTGTTGGTCGTTTAGTGCCTGAACATGATCCAGTTTATAAAGTGTCGATCATTCCTCGTGGCCGAGCTCTTGGTGTGACTATGTACTTACCAGAGCAAGATCGTGTGAGTATGTCAAAACAGCATCTAGAGTCGATGATCTCAAGCTTGTACGGTGGTCGTCTTGCTGAAGAACTGATTTACGGTGTTGAGAAAGTGTCGACTGGTGCATCTAACGATATCGAACGAGCTACTGATATTGCTCGTAAGATGGTCACTCAATGGGGTTTCTCTGAGAAGTTAGGTCCAATGCTTTACGCTGAAGAGGAAGGCGAGGTTTTCCTTGGACGTAGCGTAACGCAAACCAAACATATGTCGGATGATACCGCTAAGTTGATAGATGACGAGATTCGTATCATCATTGACCGCAACTACGAACGTGCTCGCAAGATTCTGCTCGAAAATATGGATATCATGCATTCAATGAAAGATGCATTGATGAAATATGAAACGATCGATGCCGGTCAGATTGATGATCTGATGGAGCGTAAATCAGAGATTCGTCAGCCTGCAGGTTGGGGCGATCAAGCTAAGTCTCAGCAAGAAAATGCTGAAGAGGCTTCTAAAGTTTCTGAGCCTGTTGAAGAGAAAAAAGAAGAGTCGAAAGCAGAAGATAATTCTGAAGACTCATCTGCTGAGAAAAAAGATTCAGAGTAATCTTATATCACCTATAAAACCCCGACTTGTTCGGGGTTTTCTGTTTCCGGGTTATGGAAACATGGTTATGGAAACATTCATCGTTTATGAAATTAACAACAGCAACTAAAGAACTCATTCTAGACCGTCCTCATGTTATGGGGATTCTGAACACGACTCCGGATTCATTTTCAGATGGCGGCAGTTATACGTCGATAGATAATGTCATTGTTCGTGCCAAACAAATGATAGAAGCGGGTGTAAGCATTATCGATATTGGTGGAGAATCTACCAGACCGGGTGCTCCTGATGTGAGCCTTGAGGAAGAACTTCGACGCGTCATTCCAGCAATCAAAGCGATTCGAGAGTTTAACCAAGATGTTTGGATATCAGTTGATACCAGTAAAGCTGAAGTGATGCGACAATCGATAGCGGCTGGTGCAGACCTAATCAATGATGTTCGTTCCCTGCAAGAGCCGGGGGCTTTGGAAGTTGCAGCTCAAGCGCAAGTGCCTGTTTGTATCATGCACATGAAAGGACAACCGAAAACGATGCAAATCAATCCGGAATACGATAATGTTCTGGATGAAGTTGAAAGCTTTCTGCTAGAGAAATTAGCAGCTTGTGAAAAAGCTGGAATTCCAAGAGAGAACGTCATTTTAGACCCAGGTTTTGGCTTTGGTAAATCAATTGAGCACAACTATCATTTACTCGCCAACTTAGAAAAACTACATCGCTTGGGGTTACCTATTTTGGCTGGAATGTCGCGTAAATCGATGATCTTTAAGCTTCTTGAGAAGAAACCAGCGGAATGTATGGTTGCAAGTGTGACTTGTGCAACGATTGCCGCTATAAAAGGCGCACAGATTATTCGCGTTCATGATGTCGAAGAGACATTGGAAGCGATGAAAATCATCCAAACGATGAACAGCAATTTATAAGTAACAATAAGTTATAAAAATTAGTTAAGGATACATTATGTCTGACGAAAGACGTTATTTTGGTACTGACGGCGTGCGTGGCAAGGTAGGTCAATACCCGATTACTCCTGATTTTGTACTTAAGCTTGGTTGGGCTGCTGGGCGCGTACTTGCTAAACAAGGTACTAAGCAAGTGATCATTGGTAAAGATACCCGCATATCTGGTTACATGTTGGAGTCTGCTCTAGAAGCTGGTCTTGCAGCTGCGGGTTTAAAAGCTGTATTGACTGGCCCAATGCCAACGCCAGCGGTAGCGTATTTGACTCAAACATTTCGTGCAGAAGCGGGGATTGTTATCTCAGCGTCCCATAACCCGTATTACGACAACGGCATTAAGTTCTTCTCATCGGATGGTACAAAGCTGCCTGATGAAGTGGAGTTGGCTATTGAAGCTGAGTTAGACAAAGAGATCACTTGTGTTGAATCTGCTCTACTAGGTAAAGCTTCACGCTTAGTTGATGCTGTTGGTCGTTATATCGAATTCTGCAAAAGCACTTTTCCAAATAAATTAAGTTTGGCCGGACTGAAAATTGTCGTTGATTGTGCACACGGCGCGACTTACCACATTGCTCCGAATGTGTTTAAAGAACTGGGTGCCGATGTTATTGCTATGGGTATTGAACCTAATGGTACAAATATCAACGATAAAGTAGGTGCAACGGATGTCGCTGCACTACAAAAACGTGTTGTGGAAGAGCAAGCTCATCTAGGTCTGGCTTTTGATGGCGATGGCGACCGTTTAATTATGGTTGATGAGAATGGCAATAAGGTCGACGGCGACCAAATCGCTTATATCATTGCTCGCGATGCGTTGCGTCGTGGAGAATTAAAAGGAGGTGTTGTTGGTACGCTAATGACAAACCTAGGAATGGAAAATGGTCTAAAACAACTGGGTATTCCATTTGTTCGTGCTGCAGTTGGTGACCGCTATGTAATGGAGCAATTACTGGCAAAAGGCTGGAAGATTGGTGCAGAGAACTCTGGGCATATTATCCTGCTGGATAAAGTCACCACTGGTGATGCGATTGTTGCCGCGCTACAAGTTTTAGCTTCAGTTGTAGGTAGTGAAATGTCACTAGGCGAGTTGTCCAAAGGAATGACTCTCTATCCTCAAGTGCTGGAAAATGTGCGTTTTAGTGGTGATACCAATCCGTTAGAAGCAGAAGCTGTGATTGCGAGTGTTAAAGAAGTTGAAGCAAAACTTGGCGCTAAAGGCCGTGTTTTACTACGCAAGTCAGGCACTGAGCCTTTGCTTCGAGTAATGGTGGAAGGTGAAGATGCTGAACTGGTTAAATCTTCCGCTTTAAAAATTGCAGAAGCTGTAAAAGCTAACTGTTAAGTCTTGTTTTTGTTGGTTCCTAAGTTTTTAACCGAGTTAGAAATTTGGAGCCAAGTTTAAACTAATATCACTTTGAGCCTTTTTTGACCGTTTGATAAGCAAACGGGATATTTTTAACAAATATCCCTTGTCAGTCATACTCGCATTCGATAGTATTGCGTCCGCCTTCTGTTAGGAGGTCGCTAGCCTTGTTCTTGTCGATGATTGCAAATGATTAGAACGGCGCTGGCTCAACAATTTGGAACATAGGTGGAAGCGATGTTTACAGTTCTACTTGTGATTTACCTGTTGGCAGCGGTTGGTATCATTGGCCTAGTGTTGATCCAGCAAGGTAAAGGCGCAGATATGGGAGCCTCATTCGGTGCTGGTGCTTCAAACACAGTGTTTGGCGCGAGCGGCTCAGGAAATTTTCTAACCCGAATGACTGCAATTTTTGCAACAATATTTTTTATCTTTAGTCTTGTGCTAGGCAACATGTCTACACATAAAACTGAATCACAATGGGTTGACCCTGCTAAAGGTCAAGTGATTGAGCAAACTACTGAAGGTACATTGAGTGAAACTCCAGCCTCAACAGGCGACGAAATTCCTCAATAATCTTACTTTTAAGTAAGAAAGGTTATGCCGAGATGGTGAAATTGGTAGACACACTAGCATGAGGTGCTAGCGCTTCGGTGTGAGGGTTCGAGTCCCTCTCTCGGCACCATGTTTACAAACTTGTAAAACACCTTGTTGAGCGTATAATTGCTCACAAGTCGGACGCGGGGTGGAGCAGCTTGGTAGCTCGTCGGGCTCATAACCCGAAGGTCGTCGGTTCAAATCCGGCCCCCGCAACCAATTATTTTCTATTTTATAGAGAGTTAATTGTTGCAAGTTTGGCAGTGCTTACCTCACTGCAGTTGAGAAGAAATTCTCAATTTATCAGGGTCCAGCAGCAAAAACCCCGACTTTCGGGGTTTTTTGTTATCTGTGTTTCTTAATGTGAAATACAGGTGCTTTGCTTGGAATTTAAATTGGGCTCTATGCCCTTTTTTTGTTTCTGGAGTGGTTTAAATGACTGGTTTAGAAAGACAATTAACAGAAATGCTTGACGCGCCTGTAGCGGCATCAGGTTATGAGTTAGTTGGATTGGAGTTTGTCCGCGCAGGACAACACTCAACACTACGTATCTACATTGATCATGAAAACGGTATTAACGTTGACGATTGTGCAGAAGTAAGTCACCAAGTGAGTGCTGTATTGGATGTTGAAGATCCAATCACTGTTGCTTACAACTTAGAAGTGTCTTCGCCAGGTATGGAAAGACCACTCTTTAAAGCTGCACATTATGATCAATTTATCGGTCACGAGGTCAGCATCGTTTTGAAAATGGCTGTAGCAAACCGTCGTAAATGGAAAGGCATCATTCACTCAGTTGATGGTGAAACTGTTGCTATAACTGTAGATGGTCAAGAAGAACATTTTGCGATTAGCAACATTTCAAAAGCTAACCTGATCCCTAAATTTTAGTTCTCCTAGAGAAAAGAGCTTAAGAGGCTATAACAATGAGTAAAGAAATTTTAGCGGTTGTAGAGGCTGTTTCGAACGAGAAAGCAGTACCTCGTGAGCGTATCTTTGAAGCGCTTGAAATTGCGCTAGCAACATCGACTAAGAAAAAATACGAAATTGACGTAGATGTTCGCGTTGCTATCGACCGCAAAACGGGTGAGTTTGAAACTTTCCGTCGTTGGTTAGTTGTAGACGAAGTGGAAAACCCAACAAAAGAGATGTCTCTAGACGCTGCATCTTATGATGATGATTCAGTTGAGTTAGGTCATTACTACGAAGAGCAAATCGAATCTGTAACATTTGACCGCATCACGACGCAAACAGCGAAGCAAGTTATCGTACAGAAAGTACGTGAAGCCGAACGCGCACAAATCGTTGAGCAGTTCATCGACAACGAAGGTG is part of the Vibrio diazotrophicus genome and harbors:
- the secG gene encoding preprotein translocase subunit SecG, with product MFTVLLVIYLLAAVGIIGLVLIQQGKGADMGASFGAGASNTVFGASGSGNFLTRMTAIFATIFFIFSLVLGNMSTHKTESQWVDPAKGQVIEQTTEGTLSETPASTGDEIPQ
- the rimP gene encoding ribosome maturation factor RimP, with product MTGLERQLTEMLDAPVAASGYELVGLEFVRAGQHSTLRIYIDHENGINVDDCAEVSHQVSAVLDVEDPITVAYNLEVSSPGMERPLFKAAHYDQFIGHEVSIVLKMAVANRRKWKGIIHSVDGETVAITVDGQEEHFAISNISKANLIPKF